The DNA sequence ATGAATTTGTGGAGGCAGTTCGTGCATTTCGAGTAATATTTCCTGATTCTGAAGAACAGTTGGTTAAACTTGCTCAAGATTTGGTTACCAAGTTTGTATCATTATTTACCGTAggaaacatttttatttacagTAAATTAAATTCGTATAACATGCACACTTTTTAATGTTTGCTAGGAACTTTGTAATTACCGAGGAATATGTAAAGACACGGATTTCCCCAGAAGAACTACTTGGTGTTCTTCGTAAGTTGTATGACCACtagtaatttagtattttttttttgtgttatatTTGTAATTTCTGGGCATATGCTTGATTTCTAAAGCTAGATGGCTTTTTACTTTGAGTCCACATTAGACATAAGAGCTAATGACCTTTTGACTCATATGCCTGTTATacgatatttaatttttttgaacaaAATAGCATGTTTTTTGgtccaatttcattttttatatgcatggattttttttctctctctgggCAATCCAATTCTATTTCTCATAGGCATGAGGATGTGTTTAGAAGAGCTTATCAATATGATGTGACATAAGCACTTGTATAAGTGTTTGGGAGAACTTATGAAAATAGTTTGTGATATGTCCATAAGTTGTTTTCAGCTTATTTCAATAAGCTTTCCAGGAtaacttatgaaaataaaattatatgaaaacaaTTTACGATATTTCTTCTTCAATTCTAGAAACAACTTATACATTAATGCTTACTTGATAAGCatttaattaagttgtttatCCAAACCCATCCTAAATATATTGAAATGGTCTATAAATAACCCATCCTCCCCTCTTTGAAACTTTGAAACAAGGGCGCTTCCGGTTCTGTCGGTGCTTGAAACAATTTTGTCTTCTCCATATTACTATATCTCGAGAGTcaataattttatctatttttcttttaccatTTATCCATGTGGAAATTTTCAATATATCTGTGTGTCCAAgccattttttcttctcttaaacTTGTCACTTTTCCAtaagtatattattttaattgttaaaccAGTATTCCCTCTTCCTAACCTTACATTTCTTTAATGTTGTAATCACAGGAGCTATCTGGAATGACGTGCTCCTGATAGATGAAGTCTTACAGGAAGCAGCTCTCTCTAACCATTCTCTTGAGGTTATCCATTAATCTTGTTGGCTCAAATGTGATTGACCTAAACTGTAGCTATTCAATGCTCCCTTTCCCCTATTTTCAGAATGTAATAATTACGAAGTTAatgttttaagaattaatttcaaTCAACTAACCCTAAATATTTCCAGGCTGCAAAGGTTGCTGTCACGTCGTTTGTTAGAAGTACATTTTCTCATCTTCTGCAAGACATCTCAGGTTAGTTCTTTCACAGTTTGACTTGTATTCAGAAGGCTTCTGATATTAGGTTTCAgcttaatattcaaatatttatgcTACCACAAAATAGGagaatcaaaaaattaaaaatctttgtTGATTTGCACCAATGTGGctggttgtttttttttataaaaatgatcaGAAGCGTAGAATGCTATAAATTATGTTGTTTCCGATTATCACTTTTCAAAATAGctctattatatatttacatGGTTTTAGCTACGGGAAAATTTTTAGAAAGTTGTTTGCATAACTGTGCTGAGTTAGCATCTGTTTGGTAGATTCCCTCTTACAAATCCTGAAAAAGGATGGAGCAGAACAGTGCACTCTTGATGTTGTTCTTGATGCAAGTACAAAAGCAGTTCTCCAAGGAGGACTGAATGTGTTGCTGGTAAGCATGTTTGTATGCTTAGATTCATCTATACAAGGTTATATGCAATTATGTGTGCATGTATTGCTATTGTTAAGATTTtctgttatttgtgttttttgtcatttcatttacATTTAATCTCTCTCCTTCAGGACTTCCGCAAAGTTTTAGATGATGACTCTGGGATCCTAGTTAGATTAAGAGAGTTAATTACTGATTGGGTTCAAGAAGGACTTCAAGACTTTTTTAGGCAACTTGAGGATCAGTTCCTTCTGTTTTCGGGAAGAAATAATTCATCTATTCAAGTACACGCTTTGGCAGAGGGAGCTCAAGGTTATAAAGCTTTTGCTGGCCTTGTCCTAGTGCTGGCACAATTGTCTGTTTTCATTGAACAAACTGTCATCCCAAAAGTCACTGAGGCAAGGGTTCATTTGATAGAGTTTGACtcctgaaatttcaatttctgttGTTAATTTCTCTTCCATATCCAATGGGAATACCTTAAACTTTTCCTTGGAATCTTCAGGAAATAGCTGCTTCCTTTTCTGGTGGTAGTGTTAGAGGCTATGAATCTGGGCCTGCCTTTGTTCCTGGAGAAATATGTCGAAAATTTCGGTCAGCTGGTGAAAAATTCTTGCACCTGGTATATTTTTAagttcatattttcttttcaatggaACTGCAACTCGTATGACACTCTGTATATTGTTGTCCTTGTCTGTATGTCGCTCCCTCATTCTTATTCATCTATTCCTTAGTTAATGCCTAAAGCCTGCTTGGTGTTTTAgcttgattttaatattttcccaGAGAATATTTGTGCTTCCAAGGAAAAGAGGGGTTTCAATTTGATTGGCCATTTTGACCTTTAGACAGTGCCTGTTTGTGTGTGAAGTACAATCCCATTTAAAACATGTGAATGATGTTGGACAAAATTTCAGTCATTGAATGGTGTAGTTGTTACACTATGGATTGTCGGTTTTCTCTCATGAACTGACTAGTTTGTATGCCTGTTTAGTTTTACACTGTCTGGTTGATTTTACCTGGAGCAATTTGTTGAGATTTTGGAGAATGTTGGCATACTGTGAGTTTTGAGCAGTTCTTGTTGATTTCTTCAATGGCTTGCTTTTATGGGAACAAGTGGTGGAAGACTTTATGTTCCTATGGGttttttgagaatattatgtAGTCGTTTGAGTttatttgggatggatagttcATATGGCTTTGCTTTGATGTTCTGGGATGGTTTCTTTTGAGGGACTCTTGTCTGATTCGCAAACGAACTAGCAAGCTTTACTTTGCATTGTAGTGCCCTTTCTTGAGTGCTTTGGTTTTGGAGGATATTTAATCTCCATTTATCCATACCTGTTCTGTCCTTAGTcctctatttttgttttcattatttaagaaatatCTTCTGGTTAAGCAGCATTTACATATATACTGTTTGATTCTTTTCAGTACGTTAATATGAGAACTCAGAGGGTATCACTTCTCCTGAAGAAGAGGTTTACCACCCCTAATTGGGTTAAGGTCAGTCTGTTATATACCATTTTTTCAAACGTATAAGACTGGTGGTTGGTTATCTTTGAAAGAGCTTGAATCTGAAGTTTTTCCTTTGCTTTACACAGCATAAGGAGCCAAGAGATGTTCATATGTTTGTTGATCTATTTCTTCAAGAGGTTGGTGTATTCAATCATTCTTTTCTGTGTCTTTTCAGTTGCATGAATGGTTTAAGCATTGTGATTGAATATTAGTCTTACTAAATTTTGCTTACCTAGAatataattattcatatttgatgaaaatatatgttaattgattaaagcaacaacaacaataaaaaccTTATCCCACTAAGTGGGGTTGTGTTGACTATATGAATCACCTGACACCATTTAGATCTGTTAAAAgccaaattttaaatgaagcaAACTGGaggataattttaatttcctttattttttttccagctTGAAGTTATAGTTAACGAAGTGAAGCAGACTTTGCCTCAAGGTAGACGTAAGCACCACAGGACTGATAGTAATGGAAGTAGTGTTTCATCAAGGAGTAATCCCTTGCGGGAGGAGAAACTGGGTAGGTCAAATACTCAAAGGGCAAGGAGCCAGCTTTTCGAAACGCATCTAGCAAAATTGTTTAAGCAGAAAGTTGAAATTTTCACAAAAGTAGAATATACACAGGTATTGTGTGATTATTATATTGgtgatttgaatttaaataattcgTTGGGAGCCATGATATCGTTTCCTTACAAATCGCAGGAGTCTGTTGTTACAACTATAGTTAAATTGGGCCTTAAAAGTTTACAAGAATTTGTCCGACTCCAGACTTTTAACCGAAGTGGATTCCAGCAAATTCAATTGGATATCCAGTTCCTAAGAATCCCTTTAAGGGAAATAGTTGAAGATGAAGCTGCAATCGACTTCTTGCTAGATGAGGTTGGAAAAATTCTCCTAAGTATATAATTCTTCATAGAGATGCCATGCATTTTTTCCAATGAGAATTACCTTTAGTTTTGCTGTTATTTTTTTCCTGTTCTAAACTCATGCGTGGGTTATAGCTTCTTAAATCTTATGTATCTATcgtgcatattttattttttgtatgttttgGGCATAGGTGATTGTTGCTACTGCAGAACGGTGTCTAGATCCGATTCCATTGGAGCCTCCCATATTGGACAAACTTATACGAGCAAAGTTGGCTAAAACCGAGGAGCTAAACACAATTTCTtcataaacattctttttggaAGCAAAGGATATATATAAAACGTGTTTCCCATCTCGTAGAATTTGTTATGGTTTTGGCCGTTGAAAAGTAACTTGGTTCATTTTCTGTTCATTTTGTAAATCTCGTAAGTTATAGTAGCATTTGTCATATTGCAATGCTGTTATTTGTGGAAACATTGAAACATGAGAAAGTTATATCCATTTTTGACTCGAGAGCTGAGTTATATCCATGTGAATATGTGATAATTCCAGGACCAGCTCACGCGGTACATAACTGTTCAAAAGGGTAAGCCGATATTAGTGAAAGTCAGATCTTTAATATTGAGCAAAAGTTGctcgtttttttaaaaaaaaaatttcactagAGATGCTTAGGAACATCTATATTGGTGAAAATAACCTAAGTTgcataagtttttattttataattttttgaggCATACCATGGcacgtttatttattttatataatttaagcaACTTTCTTTTCAATACTACGACTCTACAAAATTCACTAAGTGTGACTCCAAGACtaccaaatattttaaatttgaaatattcgtttctcaatattttaaatatattcaaacaaAGTAGtaatattctaatattttaaatttgaaaaatattctttttactttctatcaatttaattaatgataacaaataataaataatattttgatcaaaataaatttaaagtcaAACCATATGAATTTATACTCAAAGGTGAAAACATCATGctcaaattacaattttatgtaaataaaattaaaagtcagcaataaaataaaaataacaattcattttgaaaaacaaaaaaaatagtatttactATTTCCAatcaagtttaaatttaaactaacttcaataatacaaaattaattaacattaaattagaACAATTTGGTCAAATGTATAACATAATAGTGTATTATGGTATATATcacatttattcaaattttaagataCAAATCACCTTTTTATTGTGTTAGTGCATTAGTTGTTGAATAATCATGTGATTTAcgaaagaaaaaagagtaaaaaaaacacggctgtattttttctcttcctcttgATCTTGGGTGATGTTACTATGTTAGTAAGTCACATGCCACACAAGCGAAACAGGAACAACGTTGAGATGACATGGAACTAAATACAGATTCGCCCGGCTGCCCGGAAAGACAATTTAAcctatctttttttgt is a window from the Glycine max cultivar Williams 82 chromosome 2, Glycine_max_v4.0, whole genome shotgun sequence genome containing:
- the LOC100779149 gene encoding vacuolar protein sorting-associated protein 51 homolog is translated as MVGNEIVVPMDDKAKRMRDLLSSFYSLDPSISNTTSKHASLDDINSTSFDPDQYMNILAHKSNLEGLLQRHVAMAAEIKNLDTDLQMLVYENYNKFISATDTIKRMKSNISGMETNMEQLLEKIMSVQSRSDSVNTSLFDKREHIEKLHRTCNLLRKVQFIYDLPDRLGKCIKSEAYADAVRFYIGAMPIFKAYGDSSFRECKQASEEAIAIVVKNLQGKLFSDSESIQVRADAAVLLKQLDFPVNNLKAKLFEKLEQSISDIQLNPEEINKASGEHSAHEAAIHEFVEAVRAFRVIFPDSEEQLVKLAQDLVTKNFVITEEYVKTRISPEELLGVLRAIWNDVLLIDEVLQEAALSNHSLEAAKVAVTSFVRSTFSHLLQDISDSLLQILKKDGAEQCTLDVVLDASTKAVLQGGLNVLLDFRKVLDDDSGILVRLRELITDWVQEGLQDFFRQLEDQFLLFSGRNNSSIQVHALAEGAQGYKAFAGLVLVLAQLSVFIEQTVIPKVTEEIAASFSGGSVRGYESGPAFVPGEICRKFRSAGEKFLHLYVNMRTQRVSLLLKKRFTTPNWVKHKEPRDVHMFVDLFLQELEVIVNEVKQTLPQGRRKHHRTDSNGSSVSSRSNPLREEKLGRSNTQRARSQLFETHLAKLFKQKVEIFTKVEYTQESVVTTIVKLGLKSLQEFVRLQTFNRSGFQQIQLDIQFLRIPLREIVEDEAAIDFLLDEVIVATAERCLDPIPLEPPILDKLIRAKLAKTEELNTISS